One Brevibacillus choshinensis genomic window carries:
- a CDS encoding type III pantothenate kinase yields MLLVIDIGNSNIVMGLYEGDDLRHHWRVATDRNKTEDEYGMLVTSLFQHGGLVLSQVSGVIISSVVPPLNFTIERMCEKYLLQKPLIVGPGIKTGLNIKYEYPREVGSDRIVNAVAAIHHYGTPLIVVDFGTATTFCYVDERGQYWGGAIAPGIGISTEALVSRAAKLPRIEIAKPANVVGRNTIAAMQSGIYYGFVGQVEGIVRRIVAEYGTEPRVVATGGLASLVANETECIHVVDPYLTMKGLRLIYERNQ; encoded by the coding sequence ATGCTATTGGTGATAGACATCGGCAATTCCAATATCGTCATGGGTCTGTACGAAGGGGACGATCTGCGACATCATTGGCGAGTGGCTACGGACCGCAACAAGACAGAAGATGAATACGGCATGCTGGTAACCAGTCTGTTCCAGCACGGGGGACTTGTGCTTTCACAGGTGAGCGGGGTCATTATTTCTTCGGTCGTGCCGCCTTTGAATTTTACCATTGAGCGGATGTGTGAGAAGTATTTGCTGCAAAAACCATTGATTGTCGGTCCCGGGATCAAGACTGGGCTGAACATTAAGTACGAGTATCCGCGTGAAGTGGGATCGGATAGGATTGTGAATGCGGTAGCGGCCATACATCATTACGGCACACCTTTGATTGTGGTGGATTTCGGGACGGCAACGACGTTTTGCTATGTGGACGAGCGGGGGCAATATTGGGGCGGTGCCATTGCACCGGGAATCGGCATATCTACCGAAGCCTTGGTCAGCCGTGCCGCCAAGCTGCCGCGCATCGAAATTGCCAAGCCGGCAAACGTCGTCGGCCGAAATACAATCGCAGCGATGCAGTCGGGGATCTACTACGGCTTCGTCGGCCAGGTAGAGGGTATCGTGCGGCGCATTGTTGCGGAATATGGGACCGAGCCGCGAGTGGTGGCGACAGGTGGGCTTGCATCGTTGGTCGCAAACGAAACGGAGTGCATTCACGTAGTCGATCCATATTTGACCATGAAAGGGCTCCGCTTGATCTATGAGCGGAATCAATAG
- a CDS encoding GNAT family N-acetyltransferase — protein MTMIRQATMQDTTAICRMDAMVLGNTSRAQELCESVAAGDCYVAYLDTDIIGFVIMNQSFFKQSFIQHLIVHPQYQNQGIGEDLMLHMEAVCPKDRLFTSTNLSNKKMQRLCHKLHYIQSGIIDNLDPGDPEVIFCKQIRKYAPKTYPSKVQTI, from the coding sequence ATGACCATGATCCGTCAAGCCACCATGCAAGACACAACCGCTATCTGCCGAATGGACGCAATGGTACTGGGAAATACCAGCCGAGCGCAGGAGCTTTGCGAGTCAGTAGCCGCTGGCGATTGCTATGTCGCCTATTTGGACACAGACATTATTGGTTTTGTCATCATGAATCAGAGCTTTTTTAAACAGAGCTTCATCCAGCATCTTATCGTACACCCGCAATACCAGAATCAAGGGATAGGAGAAGACCTCATGCTCCATATGGAAGCGGTCTGCCCAAAAGACAGATTGTTCACTTCCACTAACCTTTCCAACAAAAAGATGCAGCGTCTCTGTCACAAGCTGCACTACATCCAGAGTGGTATCATCGATAACCTCGATCCAGGAGATCCCGAAGTTATTTTTTGCAAGCAAATTCGAAAGTACGCACCAAAAACGTACCCAAGCAAGGTACAGACGATATAA